In the genome of Denticeps clupeoides chromosome 13, fDenClu1.1, whole genome shotgun sequence, one region contains:
- the LOC114802151 gene encoding LHFPL tetraspan subfamily member 6 protein-like: MMEQEEDACLQQSDPDVRMGTSLTCAGLAWALLSMLSAAASCVGFFMPYWLLGHQMDKPVSFGTFRRCSYPVRDEERQTTVMLEQCGRYASFQGIPSVEWRVCTVLAGAGCGLLLLVGLTALMGCCVSELISRAIGRIAGAIQLVGGFLKVLQPEPQHSAPSSSSSRNAGIPSQPD, from the exons ATGAT ggagcaggaggaggacgcGTGTCTGCAGCAGAGTGACCCGGACGTGAGGATGGGGACCAGCCTGACGTGCGCCGGGCTGGCGTGGGCCCTGCTGTCCATGCTGAGCGCGGCGGCGTCCTGCGTGGGCTTCTTCATGCCCTACTGGCTGCTGGGCCACCAGATGGACAAGCCGGTGTCCTTCGGCACCTTCCGGCGATGCTCGTACCCGGTGCGGGACGAGGAGCGGCAGACCACGGTCATGCTGGAGCAGTGCGGGCGCTACGCCTCCTTCCAGGGCATCCCCAGCGTGGAGTGGCGCGTCTGCACGGTGCTGGCGGGCGCGGGCTgcggcctgctgctgctggtgggccTCACCGCGCTCATGGGCTGCTGCGTCTCCGAGCTGATCTCACGCGCCATCGGCCGCATCGCCGGCGCCATCCAGCTCGTGGGAG GTTTCCTGAAGGTCCTGCAACCCGAGCCCCAGCACTCAGCCccatcctcatcctccagcCGGAACGCCGGCATTCCGAGTCAGCCGGACTGA